In Malus sylvestris chromosome 15, drMalSylv7.2, whole genome shotgun sequence, a single genomic region encodes these proteins:
- the LOC126605730 gene encoding protein RMD5 homolog, translating to MELTAIKDGFDHVTKKQKLSSSKAQEVFDLIDKEMKQTLQKLQSYNGCESQVDCKSSLAELKVKLKDLAPLSRLESTQKELNLALSKYPKILEKSFIPDISKAYRNIDFDTHTINEIIGSHFYRQGLFEVGDCFISETEESESVAAMKSQFEELFRIVEAMKHRNLEPALNWVVTNSDKLKPNGSDILLKLHSLQFVEIVKGNRERALQYSKTCLAPFASNYMAEIQKLMGSLLWTGRLEYSPYSHLLSPAIWDKVSGELTRQFCNILGQSYKSPLTLTLAAGIQGLPPLLKFMNVMAGKRQEWQSMKQLPVPVELNQEFQFHSIFVCPVSKEQSTEENPPMLMSCGHVLCKQSITKMSKNGSKAFKCPYCPSDVDSAQCRPLVF from the coding sequence ATGGAGCTGACTGCTATTAAAGATGGATTTGATCATgtgacaaagaaacaaaagctgTCAAGCTCTAAAGCTCAAGAAGTGTTCGATCTGATCGACAAAGAAATGAAGCAGACTTTACAAAAGCTACAATCATATAATGGTTGTGAATCTCAGGTTGATTGTAAGTCTTCTCTTGCTGAACTTAAAGTCAAGTTAAAAGATTTAGCTCCACTCAGTCGGTTGGAAAGCACACAGAAGGAACTGAACCTAGCACTTAGCAAGTATCCAAAGATTCTGGAGAAATCCTTCATTCCTGATATATCCAAGGCTTATAGAAACATTGACTTTGATACCCacacaattaatgagattaTTGGCAGCCATTTCTATCGGCAGGGCCTATTCGAAGTTGGTGACTGTTTTATAAGTGAGACTGAGGAATCAGAATCTGTGGCTGCTATGAAATCTCAGTTTGAGGAATTGTTTCGGATAGTTGAGGCAATGAAACATCGGAATCTAGAGCCAGCACTGAACTGGGTCGTGACTAACTCTGATAAACTAAAACCAAATGGTTCAGACATATTACTGAAACTTCACAGTCTGCAATTTGTCGAAATAGTAAAGGGAAACAGAGAGAGAGCTCTCCAGTATTCAAAAACTTGTCTTGCTCCTTTTGCTTCCAACTATATGGCTGAAATACAAAAGCTCATGGGGAGTCTTCTGTGGACTGGAAGGCTTGAGTACTCCCCATACTCTCACTTATTATCACCAGCCATTTGGGACAAAGTTAGTGGGGAGCTAACCAGGCAGTTCTGCAATATTCTGGGCCAGTCTTACAAGAGCCCATTGACTTTGACCCTGGCTGCAGGGATTCAGGGCTTGCCACCTCTTCTCAAGTTTATGAATGTAATGGCAGGAAAAAGGCAGGAATGGCAGTCTATGAAGCAGTTACCTGTGCCAGTGGAGTTAAACCAAGAGTTTCAATTCCATTCTatttttgtgtgtcctgtgtcgAAGGAACAGTCGACTGAAGAAAATCCGCCTATGTTAATGTCATGTGGACATGTGCTCTGCAAGCAGTCTATTACGAAGATGTCAAAGAACGGGTCAAAAGCTTTCAAGTGTCCATACTGTCCTTCCGATGTTGATTCAGCACAGTGCAGGCCACTCGTTTTCTGA